One region of Bradyrhizobium betae genomic DNA includes:
- a CDS encoding DnaJ C-terminal domain-containing protein, translating to MRDPYEVLGVQRSASAAAIKSAYRKLAKKHHPDSNKDDPKAAERFSEINSANEILGDEDKRKQFDRGEIDAEGKPRFQGFPGGGGGGPRGRAGPGGFEYSFRGGGGGPGQGAGAFEDILNSMFGGGVRGARPGAGGGAQFEFDTGGIGLDLDVNVAMSVSLEESVKGGEKRVRLPNGKELNVKIPAGVTEGQQIRLRGQGESAQGHPPGDLLITISVAPHAFFKIDGADLRIDLPVTLYEAVLGGKVRVPTLGNDVELSVPKNTSSGRTFRLKGKGLPKAGGTGDLFVTIRIMLPDGNDAELETLMEKWRDHHPYNPRSGLG from the coding sequence ATGCGCGACCCCTATGAGGTCTTGGGGGTGCAGCGGAGCGCTAGCGCTGCCGCGATCAAGAGCGCCTATCGCAAGCTTGCCAAGAAGCATCATCCCGACAGCAACAAGGACGACCCGAAGGCCGCCGAGCGCTTCTCCGAGATCAACTCGGCGAACGAGATCCTCGGCGACGAGGACAAGCGCAAGCAGTTTGACCGCGGCGAGATCGACGCCGAGGGCAAGCCGCGCTTCCAGGGTTTTCCGGGCGGTGGCGGCGGTGGGCCGCGCGGACGCGCGGGTCCCGGCGGGTTCGAGTACTCGTTCCGCGGCGGCGGTGGAGGCCCCGGTCAGGGCGCGGGCGCGTTCGAGGATATCCTCAACAGCATGTTCGGCGGCGGGGTACGCGGCGCGCGGCCCGGCGCTGGCGGCGGTGCCCAGTTCGAATTCGACACCGGCGGCATCGGGCTTGATCTCGACGTCAACGTCGCCATGTCGGTCTCGCTGGAAGAGTCGGTCAAGGGTGGCGAAAAGCGAGTCCGGCTGCCGAACGGCAAGGAATTGAACGTCAAGATTCCGGCCGGCGTCACCGAGGGCCAGCAGATCCGCCTGCGCGGGCAGGGTGAAAGCGCCCAGGGCCATCCGCCGGGCGATCTCCTGATCACCATCAGCGTCGCGCCGCACGCGTTCTTCAAGATCGATGGCGCCGACCTCAGGATCGATCTGCCGGTTACGCTCTATGAAGCGGTGCTCGGCGGCAAGGTCCGCGTGCCCACCCTCGGCAATGACGTCGAGCTTTCGGTCCCGAAAAACACCTCCAGCGGCCGGACCTTCCGCCTCAAGGGCAAGGGCCTGCCGAAAGCCGGCGGAACCGGGGATCTCTTCGTCACCATCAGGATTATGCTACCGGACGGGAACGACGCCGAGCTTGAGACATTGATGGAGAAGTGGCGGGACCATCACCCCTACAATCCACGTAGCGGGCTGGGCTAG
- a CDS encoding RT0821/Lpp0805 family surface protein — MTMILIGLGTGGCSFSRNDTSAYAKADDSDLTGSIARPAKDAPPTETDLAFARNAASDVLSKGDRDSSQHWENPETGARGSVTPIAQSYAAEDGRKCRDFLASYVNGSTESWLQGAGCQSSRGRWEIHTLKPWRS, encoded by the coding sequence ATGACGATGATTTTGATCGGGCTCGGCACCGGCGGCTGCAGCTTTTCCCGCAATGACACCAGTGCCTATGCCAAGGCCGACGACAGCGACCTCACAGGCTCGATCGCGCGGCCGGCAAAGGACGCCCCGCCGACCGAGACCGATCTTGCCTTCGCCCGCAACGCCGCCTCCGACGTCCTCAGCAAGGGCGACAGGGATTCGAGCCAGCACTGGGAAAATCCGGAAACCGGGGCGCGGGGCTCGGTGACGCCGATCGCGCAATCCTATGCCGCCGAGGATGGGCGCAAGTGCCGCGATTTTCTGGCCAGCTACGTCAACGGCAGCACCGAGAGCTGGCTCCAGGGCGCCGGCTGCCAAAGCAGCCGTGGCCGTTGGGAGATTCATACGCTAAAGCCATGGCGGAGCTGA
- the pdxH gene encoding pyridoxamine 5'-phosphate oxidase, translating to MSDTTSMKHQTPLTSGDFTAADEPFALFDAWLSEAIKSEPNDPNAMALATVDPDGLPDVRMVLMKGFDTEGFVFYSHIASQKGRELAANPKAALLFHWKSLRRQVRIRGNVTPVTDAEADAYFATRPKQAQIGAWASKQSQELESRFAFEQAIAKVAARHVIGEVPRPPGWSGWRITPARIEFWHDRPFRLHDRIEFRRDAAGGPWSKTRMYP from the coding sequence ATGAGCGACACGACCTCGATGAAACACCAGACACCCTTAACATCCGGTGATTTCACCGCCGCCGACGAGCCATTTGCGCTATTCGACGCCTGGCTGAGCGAGGCGATCAAGAGCGAGCCGAACGATCCGAACGCCATGGCGCTCGCAACCGTCGATCCCGACGGGCTGCCTGATGTGCGCATGGTGCTGATGAAAGGCTTCGATACCGAGGGTTTCGTCTTCTACAGCCACATCGCGAGCCAGAAGGGCCGCGAACTCGCCGCAAATCCTAAGGCGGCGTTACTTTTTCACTGGAAGTCGCTGCGCCGTCAGGTCCGCATCCGCGGCAACGTGACGCCGGTGACCGACGCCGAAGCCGACGCCTATTTCGCGACGCGACCGAAGCAGGCGCAGATCGGCGCCTGGGCGAGCAAGCAGTCACAGGAGCTGGAAAGCCGCTTCGCCTTTGAGCAGGCCATCGCGAAAGTCGCGGCCAGGCACGTCATCGGCGAAGTGCCGCGCCCGCCGGGCTGGAGCGGCTGGCGCATCACGCCCGCGCGGATCGAGTTCTGGCACGACCGCCCGTTCCGCCTGCACGACCGCATCGAATTTCGCCGTGACGCGGCCGGCGGGCCGTGGTCCAAGACGCGGATGTACCCTTGA
- a CDS encoding SDR family NAD(P)-dependent oxidoreductase encodes MPHSSNAPRRTLLLTGASRGIGHATVIRFSSAGWRVITCSRHPFPEDCPWDAGPEDHIQVDLGNPKDTTRAISDIRDRLEGGMLHALVNNAAISPKGPGGSRLGSVDTDLETWTHVFHVNFFAPIMIARGLIEELKAAKGSVVNVTSIAGSRVHPFAGAAYATSKAALASLTREMASDFGRVGVRVNAIAPGEIDTSILSPGTDKIVEQQIPLHRLGTPDEVAKIIYVLCTDTSSYVNGAEIHINGGQHV; translated from the coding sequence ATGCCGCATTCGTCCAATGCGCCGCGCCGCACGCTGCTCCTGACCGGAGCGAGCCGCGGTATCGGCCACGCCACGGTGATCCGCTTCTCGTCGGCGGGCTGGCGTGTCATCACCTGCTCGCGGCACCCGTTCCCGGAGGACTGTCCCTGGGACGCAGGGCCGGAGGATCACATCCAGGTCGACCTCGGCAATCCCAAGGACACGACGCGCGCGATCTCCGACATCCGCGACCGCCTCGAAGGCGGCATGCTGCATGCGCTGGTCAACAACGCCGCGATCTCGCCGAAGGGCCCGGGAGGCTCCAGGCTCGGCTCGGTCGACACCGACCTCGAGACCTGGACGCATGTGTTTCACGTCAACTTCTTCGCGCCGATCATGATCGCGCGCGGGCTGATCGAGGAATTGAAGGCGGCCAAGGGCTCGGTCGTGAACGTCACCTCGATCGCGGGCTCGCGCGTGCATCCCTTCGCGGGCGCCGCCTATGCCACCTCGAAAGCCGCGCTGGCATCGTTGACGCGCGAGATGGCCTCCGACTTCGGCCGCGTCGGCGTCCGCGTCAACGCGATCGCGCCGGGCGAGATCGACACCTCGATCCTGTCGCCGGGCACCGACAAGATCGTGGAGCAGCAGATCCCGTTGCACCGCCTCGGCACGCCCGACGAGGTCGCCAAGATCATCTACGTGCTGTGTACGGATACCTCGTCCTACGTCAACGGCGCCGAGATCCACATCAACGGTGGTCAGCACGTGTAG
- a CDS encoding magnesium transporter CorA family protein, whose protein sequence is MFSVFVPSETSLKKAVIDDLAAVPEHAVWIDLVNPTANEDKAVERLSGIAIPTREDMQEIEISSRLYIENGARYMTATLMCHSDTDMPRTTAVTFILGDHRLVTVRYDQPKPFALVEAKLARSCTPGITGEMVLMELLDAVIDRCADILERCGADIDQVSHDIFEPESERHGHAKQYSQILISIGRKGDLTSKVRESLVSIGRVVAFLSAVVEGVKWSKDMREQLKTMQRDVVSLTDHASYLSSKITFVLDAMLGVVNLEQNNIIKLFSVMAVVLMPPTLIASIYGMNFKAMPELEWAHGYPFALVLMLIAAIVPYWIFKWKKWL, encoded by the coding sequence ATGTTTTCTGTGTTCGTTCCCTCCGAGACCTCCCTCAAGAAGGCCGTTATCGACGATCTCGCGGCGGTGCCGGAGCATGCGGTGTGGATCGACCTGGTCAACCCGACCGCGAACGAGGACAAGGCGGTGGAGCGGCTCTCGGGCATCGCGATCCCCACCCGGGAGGACATGCAGGAGATCGAGATCTCCAGTCGCCTCTATATCGAGAACGGCGCGCGCTACATGACGGCGACGCTGATGTGCCACTCCGATACCGATATGCCCCGGACCACGGCGGTGACCTTCATCCTCGGCGATCATCGTCTGGTGACGGTGCGCTACGACCAGCCAAAACCCTTCGCGCTGGTCGAGGCCAAGCTGGCCCGCTCCTGCACGCCGGGGATCACCGGCGAGATGGTGCTGATGGAGCTGCTCGACGCCGTCATCGACCGCTGCGCCGATATTCTGGAGCGCTGCGGCGCCGACATCGACCAGGTCAGCCACGACATCTTCGAGCCGGAGAGCGAGCGCCACGGCCACGCCAAGCAATACTCCCAGATCCTGATCTCGATCGGCCGCAAGGGCGATTTGACCTCGAAGGTTCGCGAGAGCCTGGTGTCGATCGGCCGCGTCGTCGCTTTCCTCTCTGCGGTGGTGGAAGGCGTGAAGTGGTCGAAGGACATGCGCGAGCAGCTCAAGACCATGCAGCGCGACGTCGTCTCGCTGACCGACCACGCCTCCTATCTCTCCAGCAAGATCACCTTCGTGCTCGACGCCATGCTCGGTGTCGTCAATCTCGAGCAGAACAACATCATCAAGCTGTTTTCGGTCATGGCCGTCGTCCTGATGCCACCGACGCTGATCGCCTCGATCTACGGCATGAACTTCAAGGCGATGCCGGAACTCGAATGGGCGCACGGCTATCCATTTGCGCTGGTGCTGATGCTGATCGCAGCGATCGTCCCGTACTGGATCTTCAAGTGGAAGAAATGGCTCTGA
- a CDS encoding L,D-transpeptidase: MSSLKVMLGVLAAGLMLSGCMQATHFEATDTKAFKPKDKELLAKVRYENTPVAEPFRRAIVDYHRKESPGSIVVDSDNHYLYYVQDGGKAIRYGITVGEEAMAWSGIAKVGSKTEWPAWHPTPGEISRLGVPTYVAPGPDNPMGSRAIYLYSGGKDTLFRIHGTNQPEYIGASISSGCIRLTNEDAIDLYDRVKVGTIVVVLEPKHGDSPYNSRLALGGSQTGQAGSF, translated from the coding sequence ATGTCGTCGCTGAAAGTTATGCTGGGTGTTTTGGCCGCTGGCCTGATGCTGTCGGGCTGCATGCAGGCCACACATTTTGAGGCGACCGACACCAAGGCCTTCAAGCCGAAGGACAAGGAACTCCTCGCCAAGGTTCGCTACGAGAACACCCCGGTCGCCGAGCCGTTCCGCCGCGCCATCGTCGACTACCATCGCAAGGAATCGCCGGGCTCGATCGTGGTCGATTCCGACAACCACTATCTCTATTACGTGCAGGATGGCGGCAAGGCGATCCGCTACGGCATCACCGTCGGCGAAGAGGCGATGGCCTGGTCCGGCATCGCCAAGGTGGGAAGCAAGACCGAGTGGCCGGCCTGGCATCCGACCCCGGGCGAGATTTCACGCCTGGGCGTGCCGACCTATGTTGCGCCCGGCCCGGACAATCCGATGGGCTCTCGCGCGATCTACCTTTATTCCGGCGGCAAGGACACGCTGTTCCGCATTCACGGCACCAACCAGCCGGAATATATCGGCGCCTCGATCTCGTCGGGCTGCATCCGCCTGACCAACGAGGACGCGATCGACCTCTATGATCGCGTCAAGGTCGGCACCATCGTCGTGGTGCTCGAGCCGAAGCATGGCGACTCGCCCTACAATTCGCGCCTTGCGCTCGGCGGCAGCCAAACTGGCCAGGCGGGCAGCTTCTGA
- a CDS encoding extensin family protein — translation MGFSLLDFRRKWSCRGYMSAGAAMVTAALGLSLVLPERAEARKYAAPLDIFGLGTPRPRTTVHSARIPLPKPRPEEAPKASEEAPPEADGKSAPDTSNANKPAEAAPPPEKQASACRLALTEEIAVAPSIPDIRGPGACGGGDLVRLEAIVLPDKRRVAVKPAAILRCTMASAIADWVRKDMVPLAGSLGSTISDLDNFDSFECRGRNRVAGALLSEHGKANALDVRAIKLANGQSIGLTDRTMSRDIRERVLRSVCARFSTVLGPGSDWYHEDHIHLDLAQRRNDYRICQWNVWDPLPQVAPLLPAERPEEAPPREVAAKPEAGDGTDDQDTAKPAADQPAATGGKSKPAIKKRR, via the coding sequence ATGGGTTTTAGCCTGCTGGACTTTCGCCGCAAATGGTCTTGTCGCGGCTATATGTCCGCCGGCGCGGCAATGGTTACCGCTGCGCTCGGGCTGTCGCTGGTGCTCCCGGAACGGGCAGAGGCGCGGAAATATGCTGCGCCGCTGGATATCTTCGGCCTCGGTACTCCACGACCGCGTACGACGGTTCATTCCGCCAGGATCCCGCTACCGAAACCCCGTCCTGAAGAGGCCCCCAAGGCATCGGAGGAGGCCCCTCCTGAGGCTGACGGGAAATCTGCCCCAGACACGTCGAACGCCAACAAGCCCGCGGAGGCCGCGCCGCCGCCCGAGAAGCAGGCTTCGGCCTGCCGCCTCGCGCTGACCGAGGAGATCGCGGTCGCGCCGTCCATTCCGGATATCCGCGGCCCCGGTGCCTGCGGCGGCGGGGATCTGGTGCGGCTGGAGGCCATCGTGCTGCCGGACAAGCGCAGGGTGGCGGTCAAGCCTGCGGCGATCCTCCGCTGCACCATGGCCTCCGCGATCGCCGACTGGGTCCGCAAGGACATGGTGCCGCTGGCCGGCAGCCTCGGTTCGACGATCAGCGATCTGGACAATTTCGATAGCTTTGAGTGCCGCGGCCGCAACCGCGTCGCCGGTGCGCTGCTGTCAGAGCACGGCAAGGCCAACGCGCTCGACGTCCGTGCCATCAAGCTTGCCAATGGACAGTCGATCGGCCTCACCGACCGTACGATGTCCCGCGACATACGCGAACGCGTGCTGCGTTCGGTCTGCGCGCGCTTTTCCACCGTGCTCGGGCCGGGCTCGGACTGGTACCACGAGGACCACATCCATCTCGACCTCGCACAGCGGCGCAACGACTACCGGATCTGCCAGTGGAACGTCTGGGATCCCCTGCCGCAGGTCGCTCCATTGCTGCCGGCGGAACGGCCGGAAGAAGCTCCGCCGCGAGAGGTCGCGGCCAAGCCGGAGGCCGGGGACGGTACAGACGATCAGGACACCGCGAAGCCCGCCGCCGACCAGCCGGCGGCTACGGGCGGCAAGAGCAAGCCCGCAATAAAAAAGCGCCGGTAA
- a CDS encoding fatty-acid--CoA ligase has protein sequence MLGLMQDWPLLCHRIIEHAAKIHGKQEVVTRSVEGPIHRTTYGEIHQRALKVSQMLDRDGIKLGDRVATIAWNTWRHLEVWYGIMGIGAICHTVNPRLFPEQIAWIINHAQDRIVMTDITFVPVLEKIADKLESVERYVVLTDKAHMPQTTLKNVVAYEDWIAEADGKFKWKDFDENTAAAMCYTSGTTGDPKGVLYSHRSNVLHALMANNVDALGTSASETMLPVVPLFHANSWGIAFSAPSQGTKLVMPGAKLDGASVYELLSTEKVTHTAGVPTVWLMLLQHMAANNLKLPELKMVICGGSAMPRSMIKAFLDMGSNVRHAWGMTEMSPIGSVAALKPPFQNATGEARLDVLQMQGYAPFAVEMKITDDAGKELPWDGKTFGRLKVSGPAVAKAYYRVDSNILDEDGFFDTGDVATIDEAGYMRITDRSKDVIKSGGEWISSIDLENLAVGHPAVAEAAVIGVYHPKWDERPLLIVQLKQGQQASREEILKYMDGKIAKWWMPDDIAFVDGIPHTATGKILKTALRDQFKDYRFPNAAA, from the coding sequence ATGCTTGGTTTGATGCAAGATTGGCCCCTGCTCTGCCACCGGATCATCGAACACGCCGCCAAGATTCATGGCAAGCAGGAGGTCGTCACGCGATCGGTCGAGGGACCGATCCATCGCACCACCTATGGCGAAATCCACCAGCGTGCCCTCAAGGTCTCGCAGATGCTGGACCGCGATGGCATCAAGCTCGGCGACCGCGTCGCAACCATTGCCTGGAACACCTGGCGCCACCTCGAAGTCTGGTACGGCATCATGGGGATCGGCGCCATCTGCCATACCGTCAATCCCCGCCTTTTCCCCGAGCAGATCGCCTGGATCATCAACCATGCGCAGGACCGCATCGTGATGACCGACATCACCTTCGTTCCGGTCCTGGAGAAGATCGCCGACAAGCTGGAAAGCGTGGAACGCTACGTCGTGCTCACCGACAAGGCGCATATGCCTCAGACCACGCTGAAGAACGTCGTCGCCTACGAGGACTGGATCGCGGAGGCCGACGGCAAATTCAAATGGAAGGACTTTGACGAGAACACGGCAGCCGCGATGTGCTATACGTCCGGCACAACGGGCGATCCGAAGGGTGTGCTGTATTCGCATCGCTCCAACGTGCTGCACGCGCTGATGGCCAACAATGTCGATGCGCTCGGCACCAGCGCCTCCGAGACAATGCTGCCGGTGGTTCCGTTGTTCCATGCCAATAGCTGGGGCATCGCCTTCTCCGCGCCCTCGCAGGGCACCAAGCTCGTGATGCCGGGCGCCAAGCTCGACGGCGCCTCGGTCTACGAACTGCTCTCGACCGAGAAGGTGACGCACACCGCGGGCGTGCCCACGGTGTGGCTGATGCTGCTCCAGCACATGGCCGCCAACAATCTGAAGCTGCCGGAGCTGAAGATGGTGATCTGCGGCGGCTCTGCGATGCCGCGCTCGATGATCAAGGCCTTCCTCGACATGGGCTCGAACGTGCGCCACGCCTGGGGCATGACCGAGATGAGCCCGATCGGCAGCGTCGCGGCGCTGAAGCCGCCGTTCCAGAATGCGACCGGCGAGGCGCGGCTCGACGTGCTGCAGATGCAGGGCTATGCGCCCTTCGCGGTGGAAATGAAGATCACCGACGATGCAGGCAAGGAGCTGCCCTGGGACGGCAAGACCTTCGGCCGCCTCAAGGTCTCGGGCCCGGCCGTCGCCAAGGCCTATTACCGGGTCGACAGCAACATCCTCGACGAGGACGGCTTCTTCGACACCGGTGACGTCGCGACCATCGACGAGGCCGGCTACATGCGGATCACCGACCGCTCCAAGGACGTGATCAAGTCCGGCGGCGAGTGGATCTCCTCGATCGACCTCGAAAACCTCGCTGTGGGCCATCCGGCGGTGGCCGAGGCTGCCGTGATCGGGGTCTATCATCCCAAATGGGACGAGCGGCCGCTGCTGATCGTGCAGCTCAAGCAGGGCCAGCAGGCCAGCCGCGAGGAGATCCTGAAGTACATGGACGGCAAGATCGCCAAATGGTGGATGCCCGACGACATCGCCTTCGTCGACGGCATTCCGCACACCGCCACCGGCAAGATCCTGAAGACGGCGCTCCGCGACCAGTTCAAGGATTACCGCTTCCCGAACGCGGCGGCGTAG
- a CDS encoding ABC transporter substrate-binding protein encodes MKSIAVTTIPWLLAASITATAAHAANNKVVIGDIDDMSGLYADVIGPGGVTAAKMAIDDFGGSVLGNKIEFIETDHQNKPDVGAQKFREWADRDNVTMILGGSNTGVSLAMNNVAKEKKIPFIAIGAAGASLTGKDCTPYTVHYVYDTTSLGNGTAKTMVKQGGKTWFFLTADYAFGTQLQEAAAKVVEANGGKVIGAVRVPLSTSDFSSYLLQAQNSGAQILGLANAGNDFTNSIKAADEFGIAKTMKPAALLAFISDIHSLGLKTAQGLFLTTGWYWDLNDKTRAFAKRYFEKTKREPTMNQAGYYSATMTYLNAVKAAGTTDSDKVMAELKKMKIDDMFTSNGKIRADGLMEHEMYIMQVKKPEESKQPWDYYKVVQTMSGEEAFGKLSDSACPLVTH; translated from the coding sequence ATGAAATCCATTGCAGTGACGACAATTCCCTGGCTGCTCGCAGCGTCAATCACAGCTACGGCCGCGCACGCCGCGAATAACAAAGTCGTGATCGGCGACATCGACGACATGTCCGGGCTGTACGCCGACGTGATCGGACCCGGCGGCGTCACAGCCGCCAAGATGGCGATCGACGATTTTGGCGGCAGTGTGCTGGGCAACAAGATCGAGTTCATCGAGACAGACCACCAGAACAAGCCCGACGTCGGCGCCCAGAAATTCCGTGAATGGGCTGACCGCGACAACGTCACGATGATACTCGGCGGATCGAACACCGGGGTCAGCCTGGCGATGAACAATGTCGCCAAGGAAAAGAAAATCCCGTTCATCGCGATCGGCGCCGCCGGCGCATCGCTGACCGGCAAGGACTGCACACCCTACACCGTGCACTACGTCTACGACACGACCTCACTCGGCAACGGTACGGCCAAGACCATGGTGAAGCAGGGCGGCAAGACCTGGTTCTTCCTCACGGCCGACTACGCCTTCGGCACGCAATTGCAGGAAGCCGCCGCGAAGGTGGTCGAAGCCAATGGCGGCAAGGTGATCGGCGCCGTGCGCGTTCCGCTCTCCACGTCCGACTTCTCGAGCTACCTGCTCCAGGCGCAAAACTCGGGTGCCCAGATACTGGGACTCGCCAACGCCGGAAACGACTTCACGAACTCGATCAAGGCTGCCGACGAGTTCGGTATCGCGAAGACGATGAAGCCGGCCGCTTTGCTCGCCTTCATCAGCGACATCCACAGCCTCGGGCTCAAGACCGCGCAGGGCCTTTTTCTCACCACCGGCTGGTATTGGGATCTCAATGACAAGACCCGCGCCTTCGCCAAGCGCTATTTCGAGAAGACCAAGCGCGAGCCCACCATGAATCAGGCGGGCTATTATTCCGCGACCATGACCTACCTCAACGCGGTCAAGGCTGCAGGCACCACCGACTCGGACAAGGTGATGGCCGAGCTCAAGAAGATGAAGATCGACGATATGTTCACGAGCAACGGCAAGATCCGAGCCGACGGCCTGATGGAGCATGAGATGTACATCATGCAGGTCAAGAAGCCCGAGGAATCCAAGCAACCCTGGGACTACTACAAGGTGGTTCAGACCATGTCCGGCGAAGAGGCGTTCGGGAAGCTGTCCGACTCGGCCTGTCCGCTGGTCACGCACTGA
- a CDS encoding DUF1499 domain-containing protein — protein sequence MARRFSAPYQTEPVSSLASWARNLAVFAVVAVVVSILIVRFGFLEPKPALVTFFGGLAIAALSILFGLAGFAAIWQNGSRGMARILLAFLIAGAILAYPAYLGLQYRKLPAIHDITTDPIDPPRFDALARLRTGDGANSAVYAGLYSAEQQRQFYPDIEPIELEIPVDRAYAIALQLVNKRKWLVIDERAPQPPRRIGRIEAVARSPIMGLREDISIRVAPDGEDSRVDIRSASRYFESDLGSNAARVTKFIDDLNTAADADALKPVKKTPVTPPKAPAKTVKK from the coding sequence ATGGCCCGAAGGTTTTCCGCTCCCTATCAGACGGAGCCCGTGTCCAGCCTCGCGAGTTGGGCACGCAACCTCGCCGTGTTCGCGGTGGTGGCGGTGGTGGTGTCGATCCTCATCGTCCGCTTCGGCTTCCTGGAGCCGAAGCCGGCGCTCGTCACCTTCTTCGGCGGACTTGCGATCGCCGCGCTCTCGATCCTGTTCGGGCTCGCCGGCTTTGCGGCGATCTGGCAGAACGGCTCGCGCGGCATGGCACGCATCCTGCTCGCTTTCCTGATCGCCGGGGCCATCCTCGCCTATCCTGCTTATCTCGGCCTGCAATATCGCAAGCTGCCGGCGATCCACGACATCACCACCGACCCGATCGACCCGCCCCGCTTCGACGCGCTGGCGCGTCTGCGCACCGGCGACGGCGCCAACAGCGCGGTCTATGCCGGCCTCTATTCGGCCGAGCAGCAGCGCCAGTTCTATCCTGATATCGAGCCGATCGAGCTCGAGATTCCGGTCGACCGCGCCTATGCGATCGCGCTCCAGCTCGTCAACAAGCGCAAATGGCTCGTCATCGACGAACGCGCGCCGCAGCCGCCGCGCCGCATCGGACGCATCGAGGCGGTGGCGCGCTCGCCGATCATGGGCTTGCGTGAGGACATTTCCATCAGGGTCGCGCCCGATGGCGAGGATTCCCGCGTCGATATCCGCTCGGCCTCGCGCTATTTCGAGAGCGACCTCGGCAGCAACGCCGCGCGCGTGACGAAATTCATCGACGATCTCAACACCGCCGCGGATGCCGATGCGCTGAAGCCGGTGAAGAAGACGCCGGTGACGCCGCCGAAGGCGCCGGCAAAGACGGTGAAGAAATAG